ATAGCGGGTatcagggctggggaggagaagggggaaaagctGTTTACTTCTTGATCTTTCACAGGACTTTGCTTGAAGATAATCCAGGTGGAATCATTCTTAGTACTGATGATTACTTTTATAAACATGGACAATACCATTATGATCCTGATTGCTTAGGGGAAGCACACGACTGGAACAGGAAACGAGGTGAATAAATAATGGATTAGCTTGCTTGTTTACAGTTCAGTGCTTGTGTGCTGTTTAAAAAGCTGCCTGTCTTGTAATGCCTGTGTCACAGGACAAGCATTTATCTCATCatggaagtattttttaatgtgtgtgtgGAGAAAGAATATGAGCACAAACTTAGAAGTCATCTGTCCATTGTGTGTTTTGCAATTAGAAATGCTAGTGTCCTtgtcaaaatactgttttgtcCTCAGATTTCGTCATGGTATGTATTTTGGGTTGTGTCCCATTTCTGGAGTGGTAATCTGTACCATCtcccagaaatatttcttctgagaTGAGcctttatatatgcatatgcaaTACATAATGAGGATGTTGATACAAATAACACTTACACTGATCTTTTCCTgctcttgattattttttctcttgagcACTAAATTGTTGgcaaagttaaaacaaaattacaagAGCAAGACGgaataaatgaattttttttttccgtaaTCAGTATATTTTTTGATCGTGGATCCCACTAAGCTCACCATAGAATAactatttttaagcttttatttgCTAAATTTGGACCATGATCACTTTTCTACTGTCAAATTTCTAACCAGTGGAGAAATGGgttgataagaaatgtgtgatTCAACGATAACTTTGATTGTTCAGATGCATTGTAACATAGCTACAGAAACATGGTGCTGCATCTCAAAGCTAGTGAATCTAAACATTTCATTACTGTGTATttaaattacaataatttttttgctttttcatattttatacaGTTTACAGAGTGGACTTATCTTAAGACTGTTATAAACACAAGAGTTTTGTATGCAACAAAGAAGTCCACTTTAAGGTGATCATGTAGtattttttagtttaatttacTGATTGATTAGACATCTTGGTGCATTTTACATCTGCATTTTCATTCCTTATTTATCATACATACGTTAATTCAAAAGAATAATGTCATATCTCTGTAGCTTTACATGTGAGGGggcatttctaaaataaaggAGGGCCTTGAAACAGATTAAGCTGTGGGAAGAGTTCTTTTCACAGTGGTTAATCATTATGgatctacttaaaaaaatattacaaatttaGAGAATTAGTATAAATGTTACGTTTCCACCCTATTATAATGAAATTAACTATATCACATTCTTTTGTACATGTGTGTCTTTCAGCCAAAGAAGCATTTGAAATGAGAATCTCTCCTATAATAATAGACAACACAAACATACAAGCATGGGAGATGAAGCCTTACGTTACTTTGGTTAGTATTACCATATGATCAATGTGAAAAGGGATTACGGACCAGCATGGCAACACCccatgttttaaaatgagattgtCTTTCTCAGTCTAGCTGTTATTCCACAAGGAAGTCTGCagtcaaaaaaaacaaagtgttaCATGGAATCATATTACCCAGTGTCATATTCTGTGCACGTCTGAATATCGACCTGGCCTAGTTTCCAAGTGATGAAGCCAAGTGCTATGCacttgggagaaaaaataaatattgttgaGGAAACTGAGTTCTGTTCCTCTTTTATATAATCAGTAAAATTATaagctacttttaaaatataatcagCACTAATTAATAAGAGTGATGTTTGATGCTCCATGTAACTTGAAAGCTCAGTCTTAGTTTCATCCTAAATATGGCATAAGAGGCAGATACCAGCTGAGCAGTTGGAGGGCTAGAGTTATTAAATGTTGGTAGTGTGCTTGAAGTTATACAGATTTACTTAATTTACTTATTGAAGTGATGTAATCAAATTAGTGCACCTGCACTATTTTGTGTTAGTAGTGTAGTGCTTTTATTTAGTGACTACAAGTGACCAGCTTTTTTTTAGTACTAGGTAAATGCAATCTACATTTAACTTCCAAAGTTATGTTTAATGATTTAAATAACTTGGTGAACTCTGTTATAGGTTTCTCATACTCCAGTTTTCTGGAGCTTTTCATCTTTTCGCTTAATAATTTCTAAGTGGGCATCAGCACTTTTAGACTCTAGCTCTTGTTTTGCTGTTGATCGTTTGTCATTTTGGTagttttaatagtttttttgtGCTTACAGAACTGCATTATTCTATAAAATTGCTTCTGATTGGAAGAAATACTATAAAGTACATCTGGGATTTCTCCTACAATGGTATAGAAACACAGCAGAGAGTGTAATACGTAGAACTGACAGCTTTTGAGCAGATATTCTACATATGCTGCATGtggtaatcatagaatcatagaatggtttgggttggaagggaccttaaagatcatctagttccaacccccctgccacaggcagggacacctttcctctagaccaggttgctcaaagccccatccaacctggccttgaacactgccagggagggggcagccacagcttctctgggcagcctgttccaatggaATTAATAGATTAGTGAACAGTGGGATTTAATACAGATAATATAATTCaataaatttattaataaaagttATCCTTGCATTTATTAACAATTGTCAGATTAACAGTTCTTTCATAAATTAAGTCCTTGATTTTGCTATATAACTGAAATGAAGATAACAACAAAAGTTCTTCAAGGAAGTGCAGGTTTTGGTAAggtaataagattttttttttttctgaaaacaggagCGGTGAGAAATGGCACAGTACTCACAGTGTTTCTCCTGATTATGTCAGGAGGAGACTAGACCATATAAGCATCATTTACGTGCAGCTCACTCAAGTTTTCCGTATGGTAGGAAGGCTGTCCACAACAGCTGTGTTAATGTAACGGAATTGCTTGTTTTGGACCTGGCTCGCATCTGGTCAGCTCTGAACATAAGCAGTGAGCTTTTCTCTGTCATGGAGAGGCTGTGTAGACATGTGCATACTCTACCTCAAAAGAGGAGATGTTCTGCAGTCTTGACTCAGAGGAGGTAGAGCATAAAAGGGATGATataaaatagtgatttttttttttttctgtgatcatGGAATGTGCTTAATTTTACAGTAAGAGATGCatatacatgtttttaaaaatctccatttATATAATCAGAAGTGAAACACTGAACAAAAGTATGTTATTCCAAATGTTTAATTGgtttcaaaaaatacaaaaaccagCTTTAAAGAAGCAGGCTGTACATGTTGTGTGCTTTTCTCATAGAAATAAGAAATGGGTGATGTGGCTTGTTCTGTTTcatatctgtttttttcaggctcAGCAGTTCAAATACAAAGTCATGTTCCGAGAACCAGACACTTGGTGGAAGTTTAACCCAAAAGAACTTGAAAGGTAAGGATGTAAAGGAGAATTTCATATTAGATTGTATATCTTTCACAGTCTATTAACTATGATTTTCAAAAAGGTATCGCTTAGTAGAGTGGCTGGTGAAATAGCAAGATATCAGTTAAGATTTTTGTGATAATAAGTAGCTTTAATAATTTTGTCCTACAATGTTAACTTTTGTGGGATTTTATATGTagtatgaggtttttttctgtaactttaaTTACATACAAAAGATACTATTAGCAATAGATAGTATGTAATGTTTTCATGATTGCaattgttttgcatttgagGTACAGTGACTGCTCCTTTGGGTTTCTGAGGTTGCAAAAATTAGGTCGGGTTGGGGCTGTTTTTGCATGGGGCTGATCTGTTGCCTTACTTGAAATGTTTCTGCTGTCACTGAGTTTAAGGCAATGAGCACCTCATGGCCTGAGAGGGACAAACCCCTGTGCATCACCATTGTTGTTTACCTCTTCTATAGCAGGACCTTCTACACGGTCATAGAGCCGTTACTTAGAGCCAAAATAGGCAAGACATAAACCCTATGTAAGTGAATGATAAGGTAGCTAGAAAATTGGCTGGACGCCACGTTCAAAGGGTATGATCAGTGGTTCGAAGTCCTAGAGGAGGCTGATGTGCCTCTGGGATGAATACTAGGGCCACTGCTATTTAATGTACTTTCTATGACTTGGATGTTGGGACAGAGTGTACTCTCAGCAGATTGGCACATGATACTGAGTAGTTTGTTCAGCCTTTAGAAGAGAAAGTTAAGGAAGGATCATATTGTTGTCTTCAGCTACCTTTTTGGAGGTTATAGAGAAGACTAAAAAGATCTCTTCTGAGAATTGTGTAGGGATAGGACAAAATAAACATAAGCAAGTTGGAACTTGGGAAATATtgattacaaaaataaacccaaaacaaacaaaaaaacccaccaaaacttAGTTGAAAGGGTGGTCAGGCACTGAAGGAGGCTGCCTAGAGAGTTTGCAGACTTTCAGTCattagagatattcaaaatttgCAAGGCTAAGCTCTGTGCAACCTGATCTATCTGTACGTCCTCTGAGTAGGAGGCTGGACTATGtaacctccagaggtccctttcaacgTAAATTATTTCATGATTTCATAATATCTGTTGTCATCTGAATTTGCATGCTTAGCTTCAGGTTGGCCACTTTTCAAGCAAGGTaaggattattttctttcctaaaatagaacttaaacattttctcctgtgccttcaatttctgttttgtcataCTTGGCAGGATTCACTTGTTCTAGGTGGAACTGCTGCAGCGCACATTGCTAGCTGGTGTTCAACAAAGTCAGTGACAGTTCCTAACCAAAGGGTGTCTAAAATAATAGGTGAACAGGTTTTCCTCAAGGCTCAAGGAGTTCTTATTTTAGCAAAACCGGAGAAGGAAGACTGAATTCAGAAATCTTCTGTACCCAGTTTGATATCCTGCATCACTGTCAGGATCTGATATGATGTGTTTCTGATACTTATTTGAAAAAGATGCATTATTGGTGCAGTTTTAGATTTTAGTATTAAGCAAAGCATCCTATTGCAGAACAGGGCCGCCAGGTGAGGTGGAGAAGTCAAGTGGAGCTGCAATTTGTCTGAGATTCTCTCTTTGGAATGCCTTAGTGCACTGATTCAGAAAGAATTGCTGTTTCACAGCTTTTGCTGTGGCCCCCTGAATACTCTAATTAGTCTTGCTGTAAACTTATTATCattaaattattcttaaattatTCTGTTCTGTCATTGTAATATAcaaatctgaaatgtttctttttcatttttttttctttaattcctaGGCGAAACATTCATGGTGTATCTAAAGAAAAGATCAAAAGAATGTTGGAACGGTATGAACGCTGCCTTACTGTTAGTTCAATATTGGATTCTTCAGTCCCAGACAAATCAGAAGCTGCTGGATGGAGTGAAGATCCTTATCAGGAGGAAAGCCATGGGTTAGATTCTTTTACTAGCTTTGTAGTCTCCTGTAAAAGGCTAAAAATCCAAACTTCGTAGCAACGGAACCTGGATAATGCTGTTGAACAGtgaatgcattaaaaaatattagttaaatagtaaaaagaaatacactacatacttttcttaatttttaagaatttcagGATTTCTAGAAAAGAGCAGTTGTGGGGGTCTAGTGAGTTTTCCGATGCTTTTTGAAAACCTCCCAGTATGGCTGTATGTTACTTTTCAATAAGCCAGTCTTAATTGAGTTTCtcttattttagaaatgtgCCGTTGAATGTGTGTTGTAGatacaaaacacttaaaatccataaaatgcttttcagaagaaTGTAGTCCCAAATATGAGCAAATTACTATTTCTGAGTCTGTGTGTTGGTATTAGATGATGTCTTTGTGGTAGAAGGTGGATCCTTCGTGCAGTGGTAACGAGTTTTCTACTTGCTCTTGAGTGTATTTAATTTAGACTTGTCTAGATTTGCTGGTTGTATACACAACTGTTTTGTAGTGGCTAATCTGCATAATGCTGTATACACATCATAACAATGCATAGGAAATCAGATTTTATTGtagttattattttgtttggtttttgcatGCTTTTATTGTATTTGAAATGAAGTGGGCATTGATAATTAATGGCATGTAGTTGATTGATTGTGAAAAATGTTATGAGAAGAAATGGCACATCCTCTCCTAGTTAACTTTGAGACTTTCTTTAGCATTGAGGCATCACGAGAGCGCAACGGTCAGTAAATAAAAGCGTATTTACCAGGTTTGCTGGGGAATGGGGGAAAATAGACTCCTGAGAAAGTATTCTTAGCCCCATGCTGaagtgaaaaagagatactTACCAAGGAAACTTCTGCTTTGCTTAGCTCCTTTTTTATAAAGGAGTGCTGAGGTTTGGGCTAAGTTGtcttaaatttgttttcctctcacTAGAGTTCTGGATGATTAGTGTCCTGAAAGGTGTTTTCTGGCCTGTAATTTGAAAACCTTGAATAGCCaagccaaaattaaaaatatggacAAGTTCTTAAAGAAGGTTTGAAATGGGTTTATCTTTCATTCCAGTTTGTCTTTCAGAAAGAGAGAGGCACATTCTGatgtaaaggaagaaaaaccttttgCTTCTGATGTGGAGACTCGTGAATTAGCTGAAGATGATAAAACTTTTCCCAGTACTTCTCTAACATTAGAAGGTAACTGTGATCctgaacattttcagaaagaggaaaaagaaatggaagataaCTCAGTGGAACACAATTCTGAGAAGAGCACTGTTCAGGATGACTTGGATGTTTATTTATCAGATTCTGTAGAAAAAGAACTGTccttggagaagaaagaagaaaagggagaaaaaataggaaaaaatactgaaacagaaatggaTGAGGTCGATGTGACCACAACTGAAAAGTCTGCATGCTTGGATACAGGAGGAGTTGAGGAACACAGTGATAACAACATTCTCAAAGTTCAGACTGAAGGTGAGCAGTCTGGTGAAATGTGTACAGTACCAGAATCAACACAGAGTAGTAACATAGTGGAACCAAGCAGTTTGACTTTTGACATGTCAGGAAAACCAGAACTACTAAACTTTCTGGGTGACTGGCCTGTAGAACAAACAATGGGACAGAGAGTCAAAAGAGCTAGAAGACTAGAAAAGTCTTCTCTGAAGAGAGATAAGGACGGTAAAACTCCCAGTCAGGAGCATCCTGAGTTAGGTAAAGAGCAAGCAGACTTGCGTGGGACCTGTACAGTTGAAAAAcgacatgaggaagaaaatctAGCCTCTAGCTGTTCCTCTGTTAGTTCAGATAAAGTTACACTGGAATTGCAAATGATAGGACATTGGCCTGTCTCAGGCTCATTAGAACAGAGACAGCAAAGGTCAAGGAGAATGAGAAAGACAAGTCTAAATCAGTCTGATGAAGGTAGAAATACTGAAGGTGATATTAATAGAAATGCTCTTGAGACTGTAGATGTGCTTCGTGGGACGCCTGTAAACACTGTAGAGCAACCAGATACAAAAAGTTTGCATGTGCACCAACCCGAAACAGTaggtgagaaaaaaacccagcaaaataAGAGAATGAGGAAACATCACAAATTAGCCCTCACTTTTACAAACAACAATTTGCCCCATCCCAAAGAAGAGGAACACTTGTCTATGCTtaacacagcagaagagaaacatgACCCGTGCTCATGTAGACATAAAAGCAGCCATTCACAGACTGAATCACAGGACTTTGCTCTCCTGTGgagattagaaaataaaatgctttttcctgAGACTACCAAAATATTGCATGGCAGACTAGATGGCTTCCAACCCAAAGATGTAGATAATGCCTCAGATTCTCAGGAGAAGATACCCTATCGAGTTACGTATGATAAAAGTACATTTGTGGAAGAAAGTGAACTTACCAATATTGATGAGTCTGAAACGCTAAATATGCTGTGTAAGCTCTTTGAGTCTGTTTCATTTGAAGCTCTGAAAGATTTGTATGAAAGATGTAACAAAGACATAGACTGGGCTACAGGTCTGCTGTTAGACTCTGACGAAAAGTTATGCAAAGATGTGTATACTGAATGCTTTCAAGTAAAGGAAGCTGAGCCAGTTATCGCAGGCCTTGATTTCAAGGCAAGTGCAAACTATGGTGAAAATCTCAAAGATTGTGAACAAATGCCGCAAATAATTGGGACTGGTGATATCTATGAACCTTCAGAAGACAAGAACTCATCACTCAACATTGCAGAAAGTAGGACTGTGAACGCAACAGTGACAGATGGTGATGTGTCTGACTTGTTGACTGCTACCTCATTGAATGATTCAGCGGAACTGAAAAATTCTGGAGATGCAGCCCCTAGAACTGACgcaggcagctcagcagcaggcaTCCTTGAGCCATTcatttcaggaaagcagaagatagAGTCTGAGAGTCCCGGTGAAGAAACTATAAATAAGCCATCAGTCTCACAACTTGATGCAGGTTTATGTATACCTATGACTTTGCCTCATGGTCCTAACACAACTTCTACCGATTTGAAATTAGAATTAAATAATGAAAGTGACAGTGACCCTTCAGAAAGCAATGCAGAGAATTCCAAAGCGACTGCTACATTACTGGAAATGGATCATGCACCTCTGGTGGGTCCTAGGAGTGATAAAGAACTGGAGACAGATAAAGAAACCCAGGGGACTTCTAGGGAGATATGTgataaagaagaaattgaaacTCCAGGCTGGGATGAAACTAAAGCCAAGATACAAAGCCCTGTACCAGCATCAGGTGCAGCCTTCAATATAGATTGCCTGGAACTAACATTACCTCCTGAGCTGGCACTCCAGTTGAGAGAAATATTTGGGCCTGTTGGCATTGATGCAGGTATGGGCataattatatacatatttttaagaaaaaactcaGTTTGGGTAAAGAAAACCTTTCTTCCTTtgcctgtgctttttttcccttcatgctTGTTTTTTAGGGAACAGATTTGCACAATTCCTCATGATACTGTTGCTTGTTTTTGTTAATCCAAAAATGGAACTGAACTAAGCGtggcaaaaaatataaatgcagtAGTGCTACCTTCTGCCTTTGTCCTTTTGTATATGCACATACTTtaaaagcataagaaaatatattggCTTATTTGCGTTTTGAGCAGCAGGCTTTTGAGCCTATATTCAAACTCTGAAGGGATATTAAGATTATGAGGAAGATGCAAATTATGACTGgttaggaaaagagaaagaaaaaagaaagctttaggCATCGGTTaaatggggaaggagaagatgaaTGGTTTAGAGAGAAGATAAATCGCAGGTATACTTAAAGGTGAAAACAGACTAGGTTGCTGAGAGACTATGATGAAGGAAGCCATAAGCAGCTTGAATATGCATCACAAAAGTTACAGACCTGatagaaaaagggagaaaagaaaacaaggaatatataatttgtttttctcccctcccctcccctcccctcccctcccctcccctcccctcccctcccctcccctcccctcccctcccctcccctcccctcccctcccctcccctcccctcccctcccctcccctcccctctttctctcttctctttctctcttctctttctctcttctctttctctcttctctttctctcttctctttctctcttctctttctctcttctctttctctcttctctttctctcttctctttctctcttctctttctctcttctctttctctcttctctttctctcttctctttctctcttctctttctctcttctctttctctcttctctttctctcttctctttctctcttctctttctctcttctctttctctcttctctttctctcttctctttctctcttctctttctctcttctctttctctcttctctttctctcttctctttctctcttctctttctctcttctctttctctcttctctttctctcttctctttctctcttctctttctctcttctctttctctcttctctttttcttctctttttcttctctttttcttctctttttcttctctttttcttctctttttcttctctttttcttctctttttcttctctttttcttctctttttcttctctttttcttctctttttcttctctttttcttctctttttcttctctttttcttctctttttcttctctttttcttctctttttcttctctttttcttctctttttcttctctttttcttctctttttcttctctttttcttctctttttcttctctttttcttctctttttcttctcttttcctctctccttttttatttcttttttattttttgttttttgttttttcttcctccccccccttcctccccccccttcctccccccccttcctccccccccttcctcccccccttcctcccccccttcctccccccccttcctccccccccttcctcccccccccttcctcccccccttcctccccccccttccccttccccttccccttccccttccccttccccttccccttccccttccccttcccctgccccttccccttccccttccccttccccttccccttccccttccccttccccttccccttccccttccccttccccttccccttccccttccccttccccttccccttccccttccccttcccctttttcctgaaGATTACTTGATGTGAAACCCTGGATACCTGATTTATTCGTGGGTTTGACTGCTGGCCTCTTTGCCTTCCATGCTTacctcctcaaaaaaaaaaaaaagtttgttttgatAGCAGAAGGGTGTTTTATTATGTCTGAAATATGCCCTGCCTTTTTGTTTGATACATATGTACTTCTTgcccttttatttttgaaagaatacaATTCAGAGAAACAATTTCAAAAAGATCTTCTAGGGAAAAGATCTATCATTATGATACCATGATAATTCCTGCCGTTGCCGTTAGAGTTAGAGGGGATACTTGGAGTTTGCTTGTCTGAGTTTGTGATTAAAAGGGGGGATGTGACTGCTGTTGGGCAGTGGCAAGTATGTTGTTACATAAAAGCAGTTGCCCGTAGATTGCAATAAAACAGGGGGAATCACAGTTCCATGAATGCAACTGTGGTTGTAAATTATCAGTGGCTTTGTAAAAGAAGATTCTgctagaaaaatggaaaaatcaggaggaaaaatgtagttttcagGTAGCGACATTTCAACAAGATACAATTAACGTTAACTTGTTTTTTCCTACCCTTTCTGAGTTTTTGAACACCGGATAATGAATTCTGTGtggaatgcctttttttttttttttttttttttttttttttttttttttttttttttaacttggcagTTGCGgaaatttttttctggcatGACAGTTTGTGTAGAATCTCCAGAATTCAAATTAATAAGTCTAGGCTACTGTACTTTAATTGCTTAGATAACTTTTTATAGAATGCTttaatgaatgtattttctttcttccataaGGATCACTAACTGTTGAGGATTGTGTGGTTCATATTGATCTGAATTTGGCAAGAGTGATtcatgaaaaatggaaagagtCTATTCTGGTTAGTAGATTTCTTGCTTATGATATGGTATGGCAAAAGAAGGATCATAATGCACAATTTCACTACAAGATTGATCAAAAATTCCACTGGACAAAAATCATCACTGGCTTTTTAGCATGTAAGAAGAGTTCTTTTATGAATAATTATGTATACAAAACATCTCCATGTACATTACTTGAGAAGAGTTCTTTAACCTCCATTCCTTCATAGCCTTATGAAACTTGGAATGCTTTTTGgcaaaatttttatttagtttgttTAATTAAGGTTATGAAGTCTTAGCAGTGGGGCATGTTCCTCTAATTTGATGTGTTTTGGAAAGATAGAACTATCTTTTAAGCGTCActttggaattatttttcttaaatatattgcttttaaaatatccaaTCTTTGAGAAGTACTGTGAGACATTATTTTGAAGCTGGTTTACTTAGAAGCTAACACTTGCGAAGTTTCACTGCAAAATTTATAGCTTATAACATTCAtggttttactgtttttatttagaaGCGTCAGAGGAGAGATGAATCATGTAAGTTATCTGCAGAAGGTATGTTACGTATTTTTCTTAGTTGTAAAAATACTTAATTctcattataaaaatatttaattctttgaAACTTGAGTAAGGTTGCAAATATTCTGTCTATTGAAAAATGATGGATTCATTTATTAAGCTAAGCTTTTATTTATTGCCCTTGGTTCCATTTATCATATTTCTTACGGAGGTGTGGTAGGAAAAAGGAGTTAATTATAAGCAGAATCACTAGTCCCAGGTAGATGCAAGCAAAAAGCCTATCATTTTGTGTACTTCAGAGAACTTTAGAGAAGCTCTGGCTGGATCAGACAGCTGTTTGGTAGGACTTCTGTAATctctgtggcaagaaaaggAGTGGCCAGAGAATTACTAGCAGAATAAGATTTCGGCAGGTGAGGAAAGGAGGTCAGGAATACAACATTCACACGTTGTTGTCCTTGTCAGAGGAATTGATTGTAGCAGGAGGATGTATGTCCTTGTTCAAAAAGTGTTAAAATCTCTAGCAATCTGCTTTTCATTCAGTTCCTACAAGAAATGTCCCTCTACAGCAGAACCCCACTACTTTTGCATGGGATCTGGTTGAAGACTTGGATTGCAGTGGGGGTGCAAACTCTCCACTCGAATGACCAAACAGTGCTGTTAGCATTAACTTGTAGAAGTGTAAAACCAGATTGTTAAGCATCTGTCCTTAAGTTGTAGAGGAAAGGCAGGTAAACATGTAAACACATGAGTCAATAATACcttataaaagcaaacaaacctcCCCACTTAACATATGTGCGAGGTAGTTACAGCTGTAAGATATGTTTTGGCACTTGAAAATTTGGGGAGGGAGTCTgatagttttgcttttgttttgcaaaatagaTAAAGATGACCAGTCTTTGGAAAATAGAAGTGAGGAAGGTGAAAACAatgtgttgttttctgttttagcattcataatattattttaacaaaaccCAAACGATCTAGGTTGAAAAACTTGTCTTAATTATTTTGGCTTTGCTTGTGTAAATAAGctaataattgttttatttgtcacctcatttttattgcttttgaagGTCCCACTGTGATTCAGCAGATACATACAGATGACTCAGAAATGCTGTTATCTCAGAATGCAGAcagtaaaatacagaagaaaaaaccaAGCTGGGTTTCAGGCTCATCTAATGACATACAGACTAAAAAACTAGCCACATcggacttttttccttttatgaatCACTGGAATGCTCAGATTCAGAAAGTTTCTCTCAGACAAATAATTTCCGAAGAAATAGCTATGCAGGAGAAACAGGACCTGGTATGGATAGCACCAGTTTTTTTATGCAGTTTAAATTCATTACTATTAATGAAGCAGAATATGTCTGATCTGGTGACTCATCTTTGTGCTGCTGATTACAGCCT
The sequence above is drawn from the Nyctibius grandis isolate bNycGra1 chromosome 6, bNycGra1.pri, whole genome shotgun sequence genome and encodes:
- the N4BP2 gene encoding NEDD4-binding protein 2 isoform X2; this translates as MPRRRKTGGSPSRKNGNSDRIAIAVSQGDPSHLVSQAVHSVNKEELFNSMSEMFSDLDPSVVYMVLTECDFKENAMDYLLELSTHAKGVASSKTLSFDSVATSSALVNQQRSVTNERMGESTAEQSNSEEEKEKVLSPDVQLTEELDSLIENAFQRCSLSDELPNSANDQIVHKHSVEHNGFNEFPEWEKSDSGCNVLLFLQQTGTNNEVLEKCCCSQPPVSQLSVQTSSPAASDTFAQILEDSDLSEIHVQHDVASEVYKQSNGEICGNSEQTQDTVLDQKSVTAASDESSQRPPELGVAVTGNLNSGCLEQHEEVVTAFNSHQNTSLPEMYVSLETSSFKTPKSAYFQQTQQGYNVNFSTLSCQPQQHWNLMAPVFYPSSGSHSFVTPVAVSPGQWRPVSDYRTLEKGRFFSSPVVSNAWDSNPSLKVWGNQDRNSKLNLSQAQQPSVCHMMRKKMHLIGQVLVLLRGVPGSGKSYLARTLLEDNPGGIILSTDDYFYKHGQYHYDPDCLGEAHDWNRKRAKEAFEMRISPIIIDNTNIQAWEMKPYVTLAQQFKYKVMFREPDTWWKFNPKELERRNIHGVSKEKIKRMLERYERCLTVSSILDSSVPDKSEAAGWSEDPYQEESHGLSFRKREAHSDVKEEKPFASDVETRELAEDDKTFPSTSLTLEGNCDPEHFQKEEKEMEDNSVEHNSEKSTVQDDLDVYLSDSVEKELSLEKKEEKGEKIGKNTETEMDEVDVTTTEKSACLDTGGVEEHSDNNILKVQTEGEQSGEMCTVPESTQSSNIVEPSSLTFDMSGKPELLNFLGDWPVEQTMGQRVKRARRLEKSSLKRDKDGKTPSQEHPELGKEQADLRGTCTVEKRHEEENLASSCSSVSSDKVTLELQMIGHWPVSGSLEQRQQRSRRMRKTSLNQSDEGRNTEGDINRNALETVDVLRGTPVNTVEQPDTKSLHVHQPETVGEKKTQQNKRMRKHHKLALTFTNNNLPHPKEEEHLSMLNTAEEKHDPCSCRHKSSHSQTESQDFALLWRLENKMLFPETTKILHGRLDGFQPKDVDNASDSQEKIPYRVTYDKSTFVEESELTNIDESETLNMLCKLFESVSFEALKDLYERCNKDIDWATGLLLDSDEKLCKDVYTECFQVKEAEPVIAGLDFKASANYGENLKDCEQMPQIIGTGDIYEPSEDKNSSLNIAESRTVNATVTDGDVSDLLTATSLNDSAELKNSGDAAPRTDAGSSAAGILEPFISGKQKIESESPGEETINKPSVSQLDAGLCIPMTLPHGPNTTSTDLKLELNNESDSDPSESNAENSKATATLLEMDHAPLVGPRSDKELETDKETQGTSREICDKEEIETPGWDETKAKIQSPVPASGAAFNIDCLELTLPPELALQLREIFGPVGIDAGSLTVEDCVVHIDLNLARVIHEKWKESILKRQRRDESCKLSAEGPTVIQQIHTDDSEMLLSQNADSKIQKKKPSWVSGSSNDIQTKKLATSDFFPFMNHWNAQIQKVSLRQIISEEIAMQEKQDLIMVHFTIQNRVPSMARKDCAAKLKEKQLFEMFPTINQNFLMDIFKDNNYSLGQTEQFLNCVLEADPVKTVIAQESVQQNETVSSYSAAKNREKKVKKSKEEDDPLSEVFQEFEYPQYDDLRAEAFCHQQKRQECLKKAGEAYRMGMKPVAAFYAHQGRLHEQKMKEANHAAAMQIFEKANSSLLPVNVLDLHGLHVDEAVNHLSRVLQEKSEEYQQTGGKPYLCVITGRGSHSQGGVARIRPAAIRYLTSHNFRFTEIKPGCLKVMLN